One Algibacter sp. L3A6 genomic region harbors:
- a CDS encoding DUF4625 domain-containing protein, with protein sequence MKFISKYNYLSVLFVLILVSCSGDDSANKDEEKPTISINYTEGFPQACTELVKGETYTFKAMVTDNLALAAYSLDIHHNFDHHTHDDQEETCDLGDVKTAVNPFIYVENFTIEEGLTSYEINISLTIPDDIDTGDYHCAYSVTDLTGWQARTSIDIKIIE encoded by the coding sequence ATGAAATTTATATCAAAATATAATTACCTAAGCGTATTGTTTGTTTTAATATTAGTATCCTGCTCCGGAGATGATAGTGCAAATAAAGACGAAGAAAAACCAACAATAAGTATTAATTACACCGAAGGGTTTCCACAGGCCTGCACAGAACTTGTAAAAGGCGAAACCTATACGTTTAAAGCAATGGTTACCGATAATTTAGCCTTGGCTGCTTATAGTTTGGATATTCATCATAATTTTGACCATCATACGCACGACGATCAAGAAGAAACTTGCGATTTGGGAGATGTGAAAACAGCGGTTAATCCATTTATCTACGTCGAAAATTTCACAATAGAAGAAGGTTTAACTTCTTATGAAATAAATATTAGTTTAACCATCCCTGATGATATTGATACGGGCGATTATCACTGCGCTTACTCGGTAACAGATTTAACAGGTTGGCAAGCTAGAACGTCTATAGATATTAAAATTATTGAATAA
- a CDS encoding oxidoreductase: MSTDKKVWFITGVSSGLGKQLAKEVLSQGQIVVGTFRKQDQVEAFNNENPGNSFGVLIDVASSQMIVDGIKTIYDKFGKIDVVVNNAGYGIMGSVEEISDEEVRRQFEVNVFGVLTTIRAVLPQMRKQRSGHIINITSIAGRVGSQGLGIYNGSKFALEGIGEALAAELKPLNIKVTNVEPGPFRTEWAGSSAAYDNTKIEDYESTVGERIRGLQGLSGNQPGDPEKAANAIYKLAQLEEAPVHLPLGKIAYEVFGKVNNGLIEELAKFEHLGKECDFE, from the coding sequence ATGAGTACAGACAAAAAAGTATGGTTTATTACTGGTGTATCATCAGGATTAGGTAAACAGTTAGCTAAAGAGGTGTTATCACAAGGACAAATTGTGGTAGGAACTTTTAGAAAACAAGACCAAGTAGAGGCGTTTAACAATGAAAACCCAGGGAATTCTTTTGGTGTACTTATAGATGTTGCTTCTTCACAAATGATTGTTGATGGTATTAAAACCATTTATGATAAATTCGGGAAAATTGATGTGGTTGTAAATAATGCCGGTTATGGTATTATGGGAAGTGTTGAAGAGATTTCTGATGAAGAAGTTAGAAGACAGTTTGAAGTAAACGTTTTTGGCGTTTTAACGACTATTAGAGCGGTTTTACCACAAATGCGTAAGCAACGTTCTGGACATATTATAAACATAACTTCTATCGCAGGGCGTGTAGGCTCTCAAGGTTTAGGGATTTACAATGGTTCTAAATTTGCTTTAGAAGGTATTGGTGAAGCTTTAGCGGCAGAATTAAAGCCACTTAATATTAAAGTAACAAACGTTGAACCTGGACCATTTAGAACAGAATGGGCTGGAAGTTCTGCAGCTTATGATAATACTAAAATCGAAGATTACGAAAGTACTGTTGGTGAACGTATAAGAGGTTTACAAGGTTTAAGTGGAAACCAACCTGGAGATCCAGAAAAAGCGGCAAATGCTATTTATAAATTAGCTCAGTTAGAAGAGGCTCCTGTGCATTTACCTTTAGGTAAAATCGCTTATGAAGTTTTCGGAAAAGTGAATAACGGATTAATAGAAGAATTAGCTAAGTTTGAACACTTAGGTAAAGAGTGTGATTTCGAATAG
- a CDS encoding Fur family transcriptional regulator, with protein sequence MKRRNTPTKEAILEVLTKTRKAMSQDAIEQEIDIGINRATIYRVLNRFYDDGVLLKIVAEDGKQYFARYNKVGEQEIAKNHLHFKCLICETIECLHAEVNFSIPKAYIVQNVNCVLTGTCETVLNVGLAKNKGFPSNNTLPHKKTAH encoded by the coding sequence ATAAAAAGAAGAAATACACCAACAAAAGAGGCTATTTTGGAGGTTTTAACAAAAACCAGAAAGGCGATGAGTCAGGATGCGATTGAACAAGAAATAGATATTGGTATCAATAGAGCGACCATTTATCGCGTTCTAAATAGATTTTATGATGATGGCGTTTTGCTTAAAATTGTTGCCGAAGATGGTAAACAATATTTTGCACGGTACAACAAAGTTGGTGAACAAGAAATAGCAAAGAATCATCTTCACTTTAAATGTTTAATCTGTGAGACTATTGAATGCTTGCATGCTGAAGTAAATTTCTCTATACCGAAGGCATACATTGTTCAGAATGTTAATTGTGTTTTAACTGGTACTTGTGAAACTGTTCTTAATGTGGGTTTAGCAAAAAATAAAGGCTTTCCTTCTAACAATACATTGCCCCATAAAAAAACCGCCCATTAG
- a CDS encoding BspA family leucine-rich repeat surface protein codes for MIKFSLDKRCISFFIIGFFIIGRSYGVMALGTTPFITTWAVGTSGADNSITIPTYVFETYNYTVDWGDGTPNTVETGNATHTYASAGTYTVSITGLFPRIYFNELYDESLFLNSDKLLTIEQWGDNDWASMEYAFAGCKQLQGNFTDAPNLSSVTSLRGMFFGNKAFNYPIGDWDVSTVTDISKMFEQTPLFNQDIGNWDVSQVTNMYRLFYTEETELPNITPPSFFNQDIGSWDVSRVTNVSEMFLRATSFNQDISRWDVSSVTNISQLFSNAAAFNQNIGKWDVSNVANMYGMFLDAAAFNQNISGWDVSRVTRMHDMFSGAITFNQDIGDWDMSNVTRMNGMFSGAISFNQNISNWDVSNVVYMANLFSNARTFNQDIGGWDVGNVTSLAGMFNGALAFNQDIGSWNVGNVSNMDFMLANTVVFNQDISNWDISRVKTMNSMFSGAVLFNQDINKWDVSAVEWMNSLFKEATAFNQDLSGWDVSNVIYMEEMFSGATSFDQDLGNWDVAQVTKMENMFLGVTLSVLNYDNLLIGWDTLDLQPNVNFHGGNSKYCAATTARANMEANNYVTDFSRITDNWIISDGGILDYYIDDLTWQIASDNYTLPVITGYGLSGNEKYYTASKGKGVVYSAGDVINYSDFPVYPVTLYIYDEGISGCSEEQDFELIITTIPDCTILLRPLPNANNAPIDTHLSWRKVDKAKGYKLTVGTTSNGTDILNALNVGNETIYNLPTDLPESTSIFVTVIPYNSDGEAVDCSEAFFTTESAGVLPLCSELTAPLNGAINVSTATNLSWNVSPDATGYKLSIGTFSEGTDILNSKDIGNFLSYNLPENLPENKTVYVTVVAYNSNGSAKDCVEESFTTAKTDTNDFPPKFFTPNNDGVNDYWVVPDLLNQVSSIFIYNRYGKLLKEVRNISEGWNGTYSGVPLSSGGYWYLIFYKNGTTQKGHFSLIR; via the coding sequence ATGATAAAATTCAGTTTAGACAAACGTTGTATTTCTTTTTTCATCATCGGTTTTTTTATAATAGGCCGAAGTTATGGCGTTATGGCTTTGGGAACAACACCTTTTATTACCACTTGGGCTGTAGGAACTTCAGGTGCTGATAATAGTATTACTATACCAACTTATGTTTTTGAAACTTATAACTATACGGTAGATTGGGGTGATGGTACTCCAAACACGGTTGAAACAGGAAATGCAACACATACGTATGCTTCTGCGGGGACTTATACTGTGAGTATAACGGGGCTTTTTCCAAGAATATATTTTAATGAACTGTATGATGAATCACTATTTTTAAATAGTGATAAGCTATTAACCATAGAGCAATGGGGGGATAACGATTGGGCTTCTATGGAATATGCTTTTGCGGGATGTAAACAATTACAAGGAAACTTTACCGATGCACCTAATTTATCCAGTGTTACTAGTTTGCGAGGTATGTTTTTTGGCAATAAAGCATTTAATTACCCTATCGGTGATTGGGATGTCAGTACCGTAACCGATATTTCAAAAATGTTTGAGCAAACTCCGCTATTCAACCAAGATATAGGTAATTGGGATGTGAGTCAGGTAACAAATATGTATCGCTTGTTTTATACTGAAGAAACGGAGCTCCCTAATATAACGCCTCCATCTTTTTTTAACCAAGACATTGGAAGCTGGGATGTAAGTCGAGTAACGAATGTGTCTGAAATGTTTTTACGTGCAACATCATTTAATCAAGATATAAGTCGTTGGGATGTAAGTAGCGTAACCAATATTAGTCAGTTGTTTTCAAACGCAGCAGCATTTAACCAAAATATCGGCAAGTGGGATGTTAGCAATGTAGCTAACATGTATGGTATGTTTTTAGATGCAGCAGCCTTCAACCAAAATATAAGTGGTTGGGATGTTAGCAGGGTAACCAGAATGCATGATATGTTTTCTGGTGCAATAACATTTAATCAGGATATCGGTGATTGGGATATGAGTAACGTGACACGGATGAATGGGATGTTTTCAGGAGCCATATCATTTAACCAAAATATAAGTAATTGGGATGTTAGTAATGTGGTGTATATGGCAAATTTATTTTCTAACGCAAGAACATTCAATCAAGATATCGGTGGCTGGGATGTAGGCAATGTCACTTCATTAGCAGGTATGTTTAATGGAGCGTTAGCATTTAATCAAGATATTGGTAGTTGGAATGTGGGTAATGTTAGTAATATGGATTTTATGCTAGCTAATACAGTAGTATTTAATCAAGATATTTCCAACTGGGATATAAGTCGTGTAAAAACAATGAATTCTATGTTTTCAGGAGCCGTATTATTTAATCAAGATATTAATAAGTGGGATGTTAGTGCTGTAGAATGGATGAACTCTCTATTTAAAGAAGCTACAGCTTTTAATCAAGATTTAAGTGGTTGGGATGTAAGTAATGTTATATATATGGAAGAAATGTTTAGCGGTGCTACATCTTTTGATCAAGATTTAGGAAATTGGGATGTAGCTCAAGTTACCAAAATGGAAAACATGTTTTTAGGGGTAACTTTATCGGTTTTAAATTATGATAACTTACTTATTGGTTGGGATACTCTAGATTTACAACCTAATGTAAATTTTCATGGAGGAAATAGTAAATATTGTGCAGCCACAACAGCAAGAGCTAATATGGAAGCTAATAATTATGTTACCGATTTTTCTAGAATTACAGATAATTGGATCATTTCAGATGGTGGTATTTTAGATTATTATATAGATGATTTAACATGGCAAATAGCATCAGATAATTATACTTTACCAGTAATTACAGGTTATGGACTTTCAGGAAATGAAAAATATTACACTGCGTCTAAAGGTAAAGGAGTTGTTTATAGTGCTGGAGACGTTATAAATTATTCAGATTTTCCGGTATATCCCGTGACTTTATATATTTATGATGAAGGTATTTCTGGTTGCAGTGAAGAACAAGATTTTGAATTAATAATAACAACCATTCCAGACTGTACAATATTATTACGGCCATTACCTAATGCGAATAATGCCCCTATAGATACGCATTTATCATGGCGTAAAGTGGATAAAGCAAAAGGCTATAAGTTAACTGTAGGAACAACTTCTAACGGAACAGATATTTTAAATGCATTAAATGTAGGTAATGAAACTATTTATAATTTACCAACAGATTTACCTGAAAGCACATCTATATTTGTAACGGTAATACCTTATAATTCTGACGGAGAAGCGGTAGATTGTTCAGAAGCGTTTTTTACAACAGAATCAGCCGGGGTATTACCACTTTGTAGCGAATTAACGGCGCCATTAAATGGAGCAATAAATGTATCTACAGCAACAAATTTATCATGGAATGTGTCACCTGATGCAACAGGTTATAAATTATCTATTGGAACATTTTCGGAAGGAACAGATATTTTAAACTCCAAGGATATTGGAAATTTTTTGAGTTATAATTTACCCGAAAACTTACCTGAAAACAAAACTGTTTATGTTACCGTGGTAGCCTATAATTCTAACGGAAGTGCAAAAGATTGTGTTGAAGAAAGTTTTACAACAGCTAAAACAGATACAAATGATTTTCCTCCAAAGTTCTTTACGCCAAATAATGATGGAGTTAATGATTATTGGGTAGTTCCAGATCTATTAAACCAAGTATCAAGTATTTTTATTTATAATCGTTACGGAAAATTATTAAAGGAAGTAAGGAATATTTCAGAAGGATGGAATGGCACTTATAGTGGTGTCCCTCTATCAAGTGGCGGTTATTGGTATCTTATATTCTATAAAAACGGAACGACACAAAAGGGGCATTTTAGTTTAATTCGATGA
- a CDS encoding TonB-dependent receptor, which yields MFYKTLSIWLCFSLYAMACTQDSLIIKGLVVNAKTLQPIEGVNIIGDGFFSISSSDGSFIIKNITNGNYVLNVSHIGYAPKTINVHVWRNMDLIYVALDEAVTNLDTVEVNGKTSKRRDKESSTISYKVSKEFLNQNRENSLMQTLSKIPGVSTINIGSGQSKPVIRGLGFNRVAVVQNGIKHEAQQWGNDHGLEIDQYGIENIQIIKGPASLVYGADAIAGVVDIKPNKIPAINSFNGEVNLLGESNNDLLGISVGVKARKENWFYRSRLTLRDYGDYKVPTDKINYENYIFELHDNHLRNTAGLEANASFNIGYTSQGFTTETSFSNVNAKNGFFANAHGLEVRTSSIDYDSSSRDVDLPYHKVNHFKITNNTSLDLGSHTFHLDLGYQNNNREEHSEPIPHGYMPTPPDSKERAFNKNTYTLNVKDVFKPNAKHDVVLGVNMEYQDNNIGGWGFLIPEYTRFTVGAFGYDQFEINKNLHLQAGIRYDFGVVDTHSYFDWYPSTRNNDDNTISNIYLQRSQDKTLNFGSTSASLGLSYLRNKTTYKINIGKSFRMPLSNELASDGVNYHMYRYEKGNLDLDPEASYQLDMEVDYSANKFSVALSPFVNFFDNYIYLNPTSSYYETLQIYEYTQAKVFRVGGELSASSTVLKNVTLNVSAEYVYSRQTSGPKKNFTLPFSPPLSGRLSANYQFKDLLFFNSPKLSAELKVAGAQNEIVPPEQVTAGYQVLSMAFVSKLNTSKNSLPIEMRLKLNNVFHTTYFDHTSFYRLIDVPEAGRNISLSLTIPF from the coding sequence ATGTTTTACAAAACATTAAGTATTTGGCTGTGTTTTAGTCTATACGCCATGGCATGTACCCAAGATTCTTTAATTATAAAAGGTTTGGTAGTAAATGCAAAAACTTTACAACCTATTGAAGGTGTCAATATTATTGGAGACGGTTTTTTTTCTATTTCATCCTCAGATGGTTCATTTATAATAAAAAACATTACTAATGGTAATTACGTTTTAAATGTGTCTCATATAGGTTATGCGCCTAAAACTATTAATGTGCACGTATGGCGTAATATGGATCTTATTTATGTGGCTTTAGATGAAGCTGTAACAAATTTAGATACTGTTGAGGTTAATGGGAAGACTAGTAAAAGAAGAGATAAGGAGTCTTCAACAATTTCTTATAAGGTATCCAAAGAATTTCTAAATCAAAACCGGGAAAACAGTCTAATGCAGACCTTAAGTAAAATCCCTGGAGTAAGTACCATTAATATTGGTTCTGGGCAATCTAAACCCGTAATTCGAGGTTTAGGGTTTAATAGGGTAGCGGTAGTGCAAAATGGAATAAAACACGAGGCACAACAATGGGGAAATGATCATGGTTTAGAAATAGATCAATATGGTATAGAGAATATACAGATAATTAAAGGTCCGGCATCTTTAGTATATGGCGCCGATGCTATTGCGGGTGTTGTAGATATAAAACCTAATAAAATACCTGCTATAAACTCCTTTAATGGCGAGGTTAATCTTTTAGGTGAAAGTAATAATGATTTACTAGGTATATCGGTAGGCGTAAAGGCCAGAAAGGAAAATTGGTTTTATCGTAGCCGTTTAACCTTAAGAGATTATGGTGATTACAAAGTACCAACAGATAAAATTAATTACGAAAATTATATTTTTGAACTGCATGACAATCATTTAAGAAATACCGCAGGTTTAGAAGCGAATGCTAGTTTTAATATTGGGTATACTTCACAGGGTTTTACTACGGAAACATCATTTAGTAACGTGAATGCTAAAAACGGTTTTTTTGCTAATGCTCATGGTTTAGAAGTTAGAACTTCTAGTATAGATTATGATAGTTCTAGTAGAGATGTCGATTTACCATACCACAAGGTGAATCATTTTAAAATTACAAACAATACATCGTTAGATTTAGGGAGCCATACATTTCATTTAGATTTAGGTTACCAAAATAATAATAGAGAAGAACACTCCGAGCCTATACCACATGGTTATATGCCAACACCACCCGATAGTAAAGAGCGTGCTTTTAATAAAAACACGTACACTTTAAATGTTAAAGATGTTTTTAAACCTAATGCTAAGCATGATGTGGTTCTGGGGGTGAATATGGAATATCAAGATAACAATATTGGCGGTTGGGGGTTTTTAATTCCAGAATATACTCGTTTTACTGTTGGTGCTTTTGGTTACGATCAATTTGAAATTAATAAAAACTTACATCTACAAGCTGGTATTCGATATGATTTTGGTGTTGTAGATACGCACTCTTATTTTGATTGGTATCCGTCTACTCGAAATAATGACGATAATACAATCTCTAATATTTATCTGCAGAGATCTCAAGATAAAACTTTGAATTTTGGAAGTACAAGTGCTTCTTTAGGCCTTAGTTATTTACGTAATAAAACAACGTATAAAATTAATATAGGAAAGAGTTTTAGAATGCCTCTATCTAATGAGTTGGCTTCAGATGGGGTTAATTATCATATGTATCGTTACGAAAAAGGGAATCTGGATTTAGATCCCGAAGCATCCTATCAATTAGATATGGAGGTAGATTATAGTGCTAATAAGTTTAGTGTAGCCCTAAGTCCTTTTGTTAACTTTTTCGATAACTATATCTATTTAAATCCAACGTCTAGTTATTACGAAACGTTACAAATTTACGAGTATACACAAGCTAAGGTTTTTAGGGTTGGTGGTGAGCTAAGCGCAAGTAGTACGGTGCTAAAAAATGTAACGCTAAATGTTTCTGCGGAATATGTGTACTCTAGACAAACTAGCGGACCCAAAAAGAATTTTACACTGCCTTTTTCTCCACCATTATCTGGTAGGCTTTCGGCTAATTATCAATTTAAAGATTTGCTATTTTTTAATAGTCCGAAATTAAGCGCAGAATTAAAAGTAGCAGGAGCTCAAAACGAAATTGTACCACCAGAACAAGTAACAGCGGGCTATCAGGTTTTAAGCATGGCTTTTGTTTCTAAACTAAACACCTCTAAAAATAGCCTTCCTATAGAAATGCGATTAAAATTAAATAATGTATTCCATACAACGTATTTCGACCACACCAGTTTCTATAGGTTAATCGATGTACCTGAGGCGGGCAGGAATATATCACTCTCTTTAACAATACCTTTTTAA
- a CDS encoding DUF4625 domain-containing protein, with amino-acid sequence MKTNFKVLAVTAIFGLLLNSCSSDDTETLDAPVISGFEYGEGSTHSTDLVAYKGSDIHLEAVISAEAVVSSITLSIHAHDLTPGEDEVDWDFEQVFTDANYLVINPTFHEHVDIPNNIPVGEYHVELTVVDEQGNSTEIEGDLQILDSITISEASIDSTVVRGNDFHVEFMIDAVNGIHNITVDFHADGVTVGEGEVEWDYEEEFLDGYHEETEIEFHEHFDVPATTPAGEYHLSFVVEDEEGNTKTYESHIDITVE; translated from the coding sequence ATGAAAACAAATTTTAAAGTATTAGCCGTTACAGCTATTTTCGGACTCCTATTAAACTCGTGTAGTAGCGATGATACTGAAACACTAGACGCTCCTGTGATCTCTGGTTTTGAGTATGGCGAAGGTTCTACACATTCTACAGATTTAGTAGCTTATAAAGGTTCAGATATTCATCTAGAAGCTGTTATTTCTGCCGAAGCCGTAGTAAGTAGTATTACACTTTCTATCCATGCTCACGATTTAACTCCAGGTGAGGATGAGGTAGATTGGGATTTTGAACAAGTATTTACAGATGCTAATTATTTAGTGATCAATCCTACATTTCATGAGCATGTAGATATACCAAATAATATCCCTGTTGGAGAATATCATGTAGAATTAACGGTTGTTGATGAGCAAGGTAATAGCACAGAGATTGAAGGTGATCTGCAAATTTTAGATAGTATCACCATAAGTGAAGCGTCTATAGATTCTACAGTGGTACGAGGTAATGATTTTCATGTAGAGTTTATGATTGATGCAGTAAACGGCATCCACAATATTACAGTTGATTTTCATGCCGATGGCGTTACTGTAGGTGAAGGGGAAGTAGAATGGGATTACGAAGAAGAGTTTTTAGATGGTTACCATGAAGAAACTGAAATAGAATTCCATGAGCATTTTGATGTTCCTGCTACAACACCAGCTGGAGAATATCATTTAAGCTTTGTTGTTGAAGATGAAGAAGGAAATACAAAAACATACGAATCTCATATAGATATTACAGTAGAATAA
- a CDS encoding MerC domain-containing protein, with product MKIKNNTVDIIAFSSSLICAVHCATIPLILSFSSLGSLHFLGNPLIEWTFIAFGIVFVLVSLWPSYKKTHFKLKPLMYALLGFSFILLGRLDLNEFWEVSNTVAGASLVSLAHYFNWKLLQTKENHKH from the coding sequence ATGAAAATTAAAAATAACACTGTAGATATTATTGCTTTTTCTAGTTCGTTAATTTGTGCGGTTCATTGTGCTACAATACCACTGATACTTTCATTTTCATCATTGGGTAGTTTACATTTTCTAGGAAACCCTTTAATAGAGTGGACCTTTATAGCTTTTGGTATTGTGTTTGTTTTAGTCTCCCTTTGGCCGAGTTATAAAAAAACACATTTTAAATTAAAACCGTTGATGTACGCTTTATTAGGTTTTTCATTCATTTTATTGGGCAGGCTAGATTTAAATGAATTTTGGGAAGTTAGCAATACTGTTGCAGGAGCTTCTTTAGTATCGCTAGCGCATTATTTTAATTGGAAGTTGTTACAAACAAAAGAAAATCATAAACATTAA
- a CDS encoding bestrophin family protein gives MVQYNPKDWITFIFRFHKSDTFRKLFPLMIFIGIYTYGVGYMELEYWKLSEKSHLSNITVMHGMLGFVISLLLVFRTNTAYDRWWEGRKLWGALVNNSRNLAIKLHVILKEEHDRSYFKKLIPSYASILVKHLNNQETSLQLFDHEDLKIDQHKHHPNQVAKMIFQKVNDLHEQKKITGDQLIIINAEIQSFTDICGACERIKNTPIPYSYSAFLKKFIFFYIMTLPFGYVFSLGYYAVPVVVFVFYVLASLELIAEEIEDPFGFDANDLPIDKIATNIKKHVEEIF, from the coding sequence ATGGTACAATACAACCCAAAAGATTGGATTACTTTTATTTTTAGATTTCATAAATCGGATACATTTAGAAAGCTTTTCCCTTTAATGATTTTTATTGGAATTTACACCTATGGAGTTGGCTATATGGAACTTGAATACTGGAAACTTTCAGAAAAAAGCCATTTATCAAATATTACCGTAATGCACGGTATGTTGGGTTTTGTTATTTCCTTGTTATTAGTTTTTAGAACAAACACTGCTTACGATCGTTGGTGGGAAGGCAGAAAACTATGGGGAGCACTCGTTAATAATAGTCGAAATTTAGCCATAAAACTGCATGTTATTTTAAAAGAAGAACATGATAGGAGTTATTTTAAAAAGTTAATACCTAGTTATGCATCCATTTTAGTAAAACATTTAAACAATCAAGAAACGAGTTTACAACTTTTTGATCATGAAGATTTAAAAATAGATCAACACAAACACCACCCGAACCAAGTCGCTAAAATGATTTTCCAAAAGGTGAACGATTTACACGAACAGAAAAAAATTACAGGAGATCAACTTATTATTATAAATGCCGAAATTCAATCGTTTACCGATATTTGCGGTGCATGCGAACGTATTAAAAACACACCCATTCCTTATTCTTATAGTGCTTTTCTTAAAAAATTCATATTTTTTTACATTATGACTTTGCCCTTTGGCTATGTGTTTAGCCTAGGGTACTATGCAGTACCTGTAGTTGTTTTTGTGTTTTATGTATTGGCAAGTTTAGAATTAATTGCTGAAGAAATTGAAGACCCTTTTGGTTTTGACGCCAACGATTTACCTATTGATAAAATAGCTACAAATATTAAAAAACATGTGGAGGAGATCTTTTAG
- a CDS encoding YifB family Mg chelatase-like AAA ATPase, protein MLKKVFGSAVFGVEATTVTVEVNVDKGIGYHLVGLPDNAIKESNFRIAAALQNNGYKIPGKKIIINMSPADLRKEGSAYDLTLAVGILASTDQIKAEGLEDYLIMGELSLDGTLQPIKGALPIAVKAREEGYKGFILPIANAKEAAIVDNLEVYGIDNIKQVIEFFDKGIPLEQTIIDTRKEFEQNLDFPEFDFADVKGQEGIKRCMEIAAAGGHNIILIGPPGAGKTMLAKRLPSILPPMTLHEALETTKIHSVVGRVKDTGLMAQRPFRNPHHTISNVALVGGGSYPQPGEISMSHNGVLFLDELPEFKREVLEVMRQPLEDREVTISRAKFTVTYPSSFMLVASMNPSPSGYFNDPDAPVTSSPAEMQRYLSKVSGPLLDRIDIHIEVTPVPFDKLSDDRKGESSVDIRKRVTKARQIQTKRFEESDKVHYNAQMNVKQIRKHCVLDENSKQLLKTAMERLNLSARAYDRILKVSRTIADLEGIAEVNGSHISEAIQYRSLDREGWLG, encoded by the coding sequence ATGCTTAAAAAAGTTTTTGGAAGCGCCGTTTTTGGTGTTGAGGCTACAACGGTGACGGTAGAAGTGAATGTAGATAAAGGCATTGGTTACCATCTTGTAGGTTTACCCGATAATGCCATTAAGGAAAGTAACTTTCGTATAGCGGCAGCACTTCAGAATAACGGATATAAAATTCCTGGTAAAAAAATCATTATTAATATGTCGCCTGCCGATTTGAGAAAAGAAGGTTCGGCTTACGATTTAACTTTAGCTGTTGGCATTCTAGCGTCCACAGACCAGATTAAAGCAGAAGGGTTGGAAGATTACTTAATAATGGGAGAATTATCTTTAGACGGTACGCTACAGCCTATAAAAGGGGCATTGCCTATTGCTGTAAAGGCTAGGGAGGAAGGTTATAAAGGTTTTATACTTCCGATAGCTAATGCAAAAGAAGCTGCCATTGTAGATAATTTAGAGGTTTATGGTATTGATAATATTAAACAAGTTATTGAGTTTTTTGATAAAGGTATACCGCTAGAACAGACCATAATAGATACACGCAAGGAGTTTGAGCAGAATTTAGATTTTCCGGAGTTCGATTTTGCAGACGTTAAAGGGCAGGAAGGCATTAAGCGCTGTATGGAAATTGCTGCCGCCGGCGGACATAATATTATTTTAATTGGTCCTCCTGGAGCAGGAAAAACGATGCTTGCTAAACGCTTACCGAGTATTTTACCACCTATGACGTTGCATGAAGCCTTGGAAACCACAAAAATACATTCTGTTGTTGGTAGAGTAAAAGATACGGGTTTAATGGCTCAAAGACCATTTAGAAATCCACATCACACAATTTCTAACGTCGCTTTAGTCGGCGGCGGAAGTTATCCGCAACCGGGTGAAATATCGATGTCTCATAATGGTGTTTTATTTTTAGATGAATTACCAGAATTTAAGCGTGAAGTTTTAGAAGTAATGCGTCAGCCACTAGAAGATCGAGAGGTTACTATTTCTAGAGCAAAGTTTACGGTTACGTATCCATCATCGTTTATGTTGGTAGCAAGTATGAATCCGAGTCCGAGTGGTTATTTCAATGATCCCGATGCACCTGTAACATCTAGTCCTGCAGAAATGCAACGTTATTTAAGTAAAGTATCAGGACCGCTTTTAGATAGAATTGATATTCACATCGAAGTGACACCAGTACCTTTTGATAAACTATCGGATGATAGAAAAGGGGAGAGTTCGGTAGATATTAGAAAGCGGGTTACCAAAGCTAGGCAAATACAAACCAAACGTTTTGAAGAATCGGATAAAGTGCATTATAACGCCCAAATGAATGTAAAGCAAATTAGAAAACATTGCGTTCTAGATGAGAATTCTAAACAGTTGCTAAAAACAGCTATGGAACGTTTAAACTTATCGGCTCGCGCTTATGATAGAATACTAAAAGTATCTAGAACTATTGCCGATCTAGAGGGTATTGCCGAGGTAAATGGTTCTCATATTAGTGAGGCTATACAATACCGTAGTTTAGATCGAGAGGGTTGGTTAGGGTAG